One segment of Triticum aestivum cultivar Chinese Spring chromosome 2A, IWGSC CS RefSeq v2.1, whole genome shotgun sequence DNA contains the following:
- the LOC123189008 gene encoding 60S ribosomal protein L35-2 — translation MARIKVHELRGKNKADLQGQLKDLKAELSLLRVAKVTGGAPNKLSKIKVVRTSIARVLTVISQKQKAALREAYKNKRLPLDLRPKKTRAIRRRLTKHQLSLKTEREKKREKYFPMRKYAIKA, via the exons ATGG CCCGGATCAAGGTGCACGAGCTGAGGGGGAAGAACAAGGCGGATCTGCAGGGCCAGCTCAAGGACCTCAAGGCGGAGCTGTCCCTCCTCCGCGTCGCCAAGGTCACCGGCGGCGCCCCCAATAAGCTCTCCAAGAT CAAGGTGGTGCGCACCTCAATTGCGAGGGTGCTCACGGTGATCTCGCAGAAGCAGAAGGCGGCGTTGAGGGAGGCGTACAAGAACAAGCGTCTCCCGCTCGACCTGCGCCCCAAGAAGACCCGCGCCATCCGCAGGCGTCTCACCAAGCACCAG CTCTCTTTGAAGACGGAGAGGGAGAAGAAGCGCGAGAAGTACTTCCCCATGAGGAAGTATGCTATCAAGGCCTAG